The Lipingzhangella halophila genome segment ACAATTGGGCCCGACCGGTTAGGGAACCGAACCCGATGGCGGTCACCCGGGCGCACCCGGCCCGCGCCACCACGGGAACCACGACCGGCTTCCTGGAAGCGGTGGCCCGGTGCCGGCCATCGCGCGCGGCCACAGCGCTAGGGCCAGCATACGAACCGGCACGTACTTCTTCGTTGGCGCGCAGGAGAATCCCCAAGGAGCCGGAGCATGCCCAATTGGCAGTCCCGGCCGCCGAACCGGGCGGCGCCAGGGGGAAATGCCGCCGCCCGGATCGCGGTTGCAGACAGGTATGACGAGTTATGGCGATGCGGCGACCATCCGCAGGATCCTCACCGAGTCCGGCGACACGTGGGCAGTTGTGGGGCTGTCCAACAACACGGCGCGGGTCGCGCACGGGGTCGCGCGGGTGCTGCGCGAGCACGGAAAACGCGTGGTTCCGGTGCATCCGCGAGCGGAGGAGGTGGCGGGCGAGCCGGGATACGCCAACCTTGCCGAGGTCCCCTTTCCGGTGGACGTCGTGGACGTCTTCGTCAACTCCAATGTGGCCGGCGGCATCGCCGATCAGGCGGTGGCGGTCGGTGCCCGCGCGGTCTGGTTCCAGCTCGGAGTGGTCGACGAGGCGGCCTTCCAGCGCGCCCGCGAGGCCGGCCTCGACATGGTCATGGACCGCTGCCCGGCCATCGAGCTACCCAAGCTCGCGGGGTGAGGGACCCGCTCACCGTACGCCGGTAGCAGCGCTCTCTCAGGCCGGGGCGCGGTCGTCGTGCCGCTCGGCTCCCATCGGCTTGACCAGCTCATCGAAGACGAGATCGGAGCGCTTGGGTAGGCCGTACCGCGGGTCGCCATAGGGGAACGGTGCTTCCACCCCGGTACGGCGGTAGCCGCGGCGCTCGTACCACGCGATCAGGTCGGCGCGCTGCCGGATCACCACCATCCGGAGACGCTCGCATCCCCACTCGCCCGCCATTCGCTCGGCCTCGGCGAGGAGCAGCGAGCCCAGCCCGCCGCCCTGCTCATCCGGCCGGACCGCGAACATGCCGAAGTACGCGTCGCCGTCGCCGCCGCGCTGCAGCTCGCAGCAGGCCACCAGCCGGTCCGCCACCTCGGCCAGCACGATGCGGGTGTCCGGCGCGGTCAGGGTTTCGGCGACACCCTCGGGGTCGACGCGCTGCCCGCCGAGCAAGTGGGCCTCGGTCGTCCAGCCCTTACGGGAGGTCTCGCCGCGATAGGCGGAGTTCAGCAGCTCGACCAGCGCCTCCGTGTCGGCCTCGGTCGCCACACGGAACGCGGGGCCGGTCCCGGTATCGGGCCGCTCCGCCCCCTTGGACATCTCCGCTCGCATGCGTCCTCCTCCTGCGCCACCCGCCGGAACCGCGCTACCAGGTACCGCGGAACACCCTACTCCGCCACCCGGGCGCGCCGCGGGCCTCGGGCCGATAGTGGGGCGCATCGAGGCGGCCGGGGGACATGTCCGCCGCCGAGAACGCCCCCACGGCCACCCTCAACGCGAAAGACGCCTCCGCCGCCCCCGCCGGACGCCTAACCACGCACCCACATCACGACGGGCGGCCCTTGCCCGGACTCAGATGACTCCGCGCTCGGCCAGTCCGGTGACCTCGTACTCGGCGAGGCCCAGAACGGAGCGGTAGATCTCGTTGTTGTGCTCGCCGAGCTCCGGTCCGGTGCTGCGCACCGTCCCAGGGGTCCGGCTGAGCTTGGGGACCACGTTCTGCATCGGTACTTCGCCCAGTTCGGGGTGGGCGAGACGGATGATCGCGTCGCGCGCGGTGAAGTGCGGGTCCGCGAACATGTCGCTGGCGGTGTAGATCCGGCCCGCCGGGACGCCGCCCTCGTGGAGCCGCTCAAGCAGCTCGTCGGCGCCGAAGCGGGCGGTCCACTCGCCGATCAGCGTGTCCAGCTCGGTCATGTTCGCCCCGCGCGCGGAGTGCGTGGCGTAACGCGGGTCCTCCGCGAGTTCCGGCCGTCCCATCAGCTCGGCCAGCCGCGTGAACACGGAGTTCTGGTTCGCCGCGATCAGCACCAGCTCGTCGCCGCGCGCCGGATAGACGTTGCTGGGCGCGATGTTCGGTAGTACCGCCCCGGTGCGTTCCCGCTGGTAGCCACCGATCTCCCACTCGGGCAGCAGCGACTCCATCATCGCCAGCACGGCCTCGTAGATCGCCGAGTCGACCACCTGGCCGCGCCCGGTCCGCTCCCGGCCGTGCAGTGCGGCGAGTGCGCCGATCGTGCCGAAGACCGCGGCCAGGGAGTCTCCGATCGAGATGCCCGTCCGCGACGGCGGGTTCGAGGGGTCTCCGGTCACGTAGCGCAGCCCGCCCATAGCCTCGCCGATGGAGCCGAACCCTGCCCGGGGGGCGTAGGGGCCGTTCTGCCCGTAGCCGGTCACCCGTACCAGGATCAGGCCCGGGTTGGCCTCGGCCAGGGTTTCGTAGTCCAGTCCCCAGCGTTCCAGCGCACCGGGACGGAAGTTCTCGACCACGATGTCGGCGCGCTCGGCCAGCTCGCGGGCCAGGCGCTGTCCAGCGGGCACCCGCAGGTCACAGGTGACCGACTTCTTGTTGCGCGCGACCACGGGCCACCACAGGGACTTGCCGTGCGGCTTCTCGCGGCCCCACTGCCGCATGGGGTCGCCCGAACCCGGCGCCTCGAGTTTGATCACTTCGGCGCCGAGATCACCGAGAAGCTGACCGCAGAACGGGCCGGCGAGTAGCTGCCCCATCTCCAGCACGCGCAGACCGGCCAGGGGGCCGGGGACCTGCTCGTCGCTACCGGGCATGGATTCGTTCCTCGCTTTCGGCTGGGGGCCGGTCACCGAAGACCGGGCAAAGTTGTATGCAAAATAGCTGGAACTATTGATTGACGCAGGGTATGAACTGGGAGAATCTAGAATAAGCTAACAGGTCGTATACAATGAGGCAATGAATGCGCAGTGTGTCCCTCATGGAGGTCGCTCCCCGCGACGGCCTGCAGAATGAGCCCGCCGAACTGTCCACGCGGGACAAGGTGGAGCTGATCGAGCGAAGTATCGCCGCGGGCGTACGGCGAGTCGAGGCCGTCAGCTTCGTCAACCCCAAGCGGGTTCCCCGGATGGCCGACGCCGAGGACGTCATGGCGGCGGTACCGCGCGGCGCCGGAGTCTCCTACACCGGCCTGGTGCTCAACCCGCGCGGGATGCGGCGTGCGCTTGAGGCCGCCGTCGACGAGGTCAACGCCGTCGTCGTGGTGACCGAGACGCTGAGCCAGCGCAACCAGGGCTGCGGGGTCGACGAGGCGGTGCGCAACTGGGCCGGGATCGCCGCAGAGGCGCGCGCCGCCGGGGTGCGCACCACCGTGACCCTGGCCGCCGCCTTCGGTTGCCCGTTCGAGGGCGAGGTGTCCGCGGCTACCGTGCTGGACCTCGCGGCGCGCACGCTGGAGTCCGGGCCCGACGAGATCGCCCTCGCCGACACCATCGGTGCGGGTACCCCCGACCAGGTCGAGACTCTGCTGGGCGGCCTCGCCGAGCGCGCACCAGGGGTGCCCACCCGCTGCCACTTCCACAACACGCGCAACACCGGCTACGCCAATGCGGTCGCCGCCCTGCGGTACGGTGTCTCCACCCT includes the following:
- a CDS encoding GNAT family N-acetyltransferase → MRAEMSKGAERPDTGTGPAFRVATEADTEALVELLNSAYRGETSRKGWTTEAHLLGGQRVDPEGVAETLTAPDTRIVLAEVADRLVACCELQRGGDGDAYFGMFAVRPDEQGGGLGSLLLAEAERMAGEWGCERLRMVVIRQRADLIAWYERRGYRRTGVEAPFPYGDPRYGLPKRSDLVFDELVKPMGAERHDDRAPA
- a CDS encoding CoA-binding protein, yielding MTSYGDAATIRRILTESGDTWAVVGLSNNTARVAHGVARVLREHGKRVVPVHPRAEEVAGEPGYANLAEVPFPVDVVDVFVNSNVAGGIADQAVAVGARAVWFQLGVVDEAAFQRAREAGLDMVMDRCPAIELPKLAG
- a CDS encoding CaiB/BaiF CoA transferase family protein, with the protein product MPGSDEQVPGPLAGLRVLEMGQLLAGPFCGQLLGDLGAEVIKLEAPGSGDPMRQWGREKPHGKSLWWPVVARNKKSVTCDLRVPAGQRLARELAERADIVVENFRPGALERWGLDYETLAEANPGLILVRVTGYGQNGPYAPRAGFGSIGEAMGGLRYVTGDPSNPPSRTGISIGDSLAAVFGTIGALAALHGRERTGRGQVVDSAIYEAVLAMMESLLPEWEIGGYQRERTGAVLPNIAPSNVYPARGDELVLIAANQNSVFTRLAELMGRPELAEDPRYATHSARGANMTELDTLIGEWTARFGADELLERLHEGGVPAGRIYTASDMFADPHFTARDAIIRLAHPELGEVPMQNVVPKLSRTPGTVRSTGPELGEHNNEIYRSVLGLAEYEVTGLAERGVI
- a CDS encoding hydroxymethylglutaryl-CoA lyase, with translation MRSVSLMEVAPRDGLQNEPAELSTRDKVELIERSIAAGVRRVEAVSFVNPKRVPRMADAEDVMAAVPRGAGVSYTGLVLNPRGMRRALEAAVDEVNAVVVVTETLSQRNQGCGVDEAVRNWAGIAAEARAAGVRTTVTLAAAFGCPFEGEVSAATVLDLAARTLESGPDEIALADTIGAGTPDQVETLLGGLAERAPGVPTRCHFHNTRNTGYANAVAALRYGVSTLDASLGGIGGCPFAPNATGNIASEDLLYTLSRMGVRTGVELEPLLESARWLGDRIGRETPGLLPRAGAFPN